GGCCTTGTTGCGTTGGTTCTGGTTGCTCACGGTCTACTCCGCTGCGTCGCGCGCAGGGGCCCCCTCGCCATAGGGCACGTTCACCCCGCCGTAGCGGCGGACTCGCAGATTGCACTGCTCGGCATGGCCCACGAACCCTTCGAGCATACACAGCCGCGAACCATAGGCCCCGATCTCGGCTGCCGCCTCGTCCGTGGTGACCTTTTGATAGCTGTGCGTCTTGAGGTACTTGCCGACCCACAGCCCACCCGTATACCGCCCCGCCTTCCTGGTGGGCAGGGTGTGGTTGGTGCCGATCACCTTGTCGCCATTGGCCACGTTCGTGCGGGGACCAAGGAACAGCGCGCCATAGCAGGTCATGTGTTCCAGGAACCAGTCGTCGCGATCCGTCATCACCTGCACATGCTCGGATGCCACGTCATCGGCGACCTCCAGCATCTCCTCATAGGTATCGCACAAGATGATCTCGCCATAATCCTCCCAGCTTTTGCGGGCGGTATCCGCGGTGGGCAGAATTTTCAAAATTCTGTCCACCTCGTTGATCGTCTCTTCGGCCAGCTTGCGGGAGTTGGTGAGCAGAACCGCCGGTGAATTGTAGCCGTGTTCGGCCTGACCCAGCAGATCGGTGGCGCACATTTCGGCATCCACGGTCTCGTCAACAATGACCATCGTCTCGGTCGGCCCGGCGAAGAGGTCGATGCCCACGCGGCCAAAAAGCTGGCGCTTGGCCTCGGCCACGAAGGCGTTGCCGGGGCCGACCAGCATGTGGACGGAATCAATCGTCTGGGTCCCGATGGCCATGGCGCCCACGGCCTGGATACCGCCCATGACATAGATTTCATGCGCACCGCCCAGATGCATGGCCGCGATCACGGCGGCATTGGGCTTGCCCTGCCACGGCGGTGTGCAGGCGATGATGCGGGGCACACCGGCAACACTGGCCGTGGCGACGGACATGTGGGCCGACGCAACCATGGGGAACTTGCCCCCCGGCACGTAGCAGCCCACGGACTGCACGGGGATGTTCTTGTGGCCCAGGATGACGCCCGGCATCGTCTCGACCTCGATGTCCAGCATCGAGTCGCGCTGTGCCTGCGCGAAGTCGCGGACCTGCTGTTGGGCGAACTTGATGTCCTCCAGCTCGCGCGGGGTCAGCTCGGCGATCAGCGCGTCGATCTCGGCCTGGGTCAGGCGGAAGCTGTCGGGGCTGTAGCTGTCGAACTTCTCCGACAACGCGCGCACGGCGGCATCGCCGCGCTCTTCTATGTCCGCCAGCGTCGCCTCAACGATGGCGCGGGTCTTGGCGTCATCCTCGGCCCGCTCGGCTTCGGGTTTGCCACGCTTCAAGTATTCAATCGTCATGTCCTCACCTCATGCGTCGGGGCGCGGCGGGGTCTTCTCGCCGCGATCGAAGGCCTCCCAGCCTTCACCATCAAAAACATCCCGCCCCAACTGGGCGAGCACGTGGGGAAAATCGACCATCACGTAATTGTCGGTGATGCGACCGTCTTCCACTTTCCAGAAATCCATGTACCGGATCTCGATCCGTTTGCCGGTGGGGGCGATGCCCATGAACGTGCCGGCATGGGTGGCCTCCTGCCGCCCAAAGGCCGCGGCCCATTCGCCCATGTACAGCCGCGCCTCGTCCACGCAGACCTTGTCCGCAAACGCCGCCTGAAAGGGGCGCTGCCAATTGTCCTGGAACTCTTGCAGGCCCGTCTTGGTGCCACAGCCCGTATTGCCCATCCAGCGAAAGGACTGGGCAAAGAACTGGCCGATATCATCGATGCGATGGTCATTCAGGCCATCCACCATACCTTCGATCACCGCGCGGGTTGCGTCGGTCTTGGTCATGTCTGTGTCGCGGGTCAGAACCGCTTGTTCGGGTCGTGACCCTCTCATGTTCGTACTCTCTGTTTGATCCGCAGGACCGGGGCGCTGCCCCGGACCCCGAAGTATTTCTAGCCAGAAGAAGACATCAGCCCTTCACCGCACCTGCTGTGAGGCCCGACACGATCTGGCGCTGGAACACCATCACAAGCAGGAACAGGGGGGCGGTGATGGACACGGCGGCGGCAACCGCCTCGACCTGGTCGGTCGTGGTGGTTTCACGGTTGAAGTAGCCCGCGATGGCCGGAACCATCGTCTGGTTCTGCGCATCCAGCAGCAGGGCGGTCACCAGAAAGTCGTTGTACCCCAACAGGAAGCTGAAGAGACCCGTCGTGATTACCCCGGGCCACATGACCGGCATGATCACGCGGCGGAACGCCTGGAAGTGCGAACAGCCGTCGACCCGCGCCGCCTCGTCCAGTTCGGACGGGATGTTCTGGAAGAACGAGCGCAGCATCCAGATCGTGAAGGGCTGGTTGATCGCCACCAGCACCGCGATGATCGCCCAGGGCTGGCCATAGAGCGTCGGGCTGAGGTCGCCCAGGATCGGACGCAGGATTTCGGCCGAATTGATGAACCACGGCAGGTACCCCGCCACCAGGACCGAATGCGGCAGGGCGCGGAAGACAAGCGCGATGATCAGAAGCCAGAAGGCCAGGTTCGAGCCCGAGCGGGCCAGCCCGTAGCCCGCGAGCGTGCCCACCGTCAGCGACACCGTCACAACACCCGCCGTCACGATCATGGAGTTCATGAAGTTGCGGTAGAACTGGTTTTCGCCCCAGACCGCCACGTAATGTTCCGTCGTCAGGCCCAGAATCGGGGTGCCCAACGGTCCGGCAATGCCGTTCAGTGCACCCGAGATGTAGGGCAGCGCGCCCAGGAAGATCAGCACGAACAGAAGGCCATAGACCGCCGCCCCCACCAGCCAGCCCAGCACGATCCATCCCGGCGGCGAAAACTGCTGAACCAGCCCCGGAAGTCGGGTGAAGGCCCAGCGGATGGCCAGGTAGAGCACGACCAGCCCCAGCAGGATGTCGAGGAAGCTGAGACCGTTGCCGGCGGCCCGTGTGGCCGGCCCGGTGATCACGTTCCACGCGCTGGCATCAAAGGCGTCGCGCGGGGATTTCACGCTCATCACGGCGATCCAGACGATCGGAAAGGCCGCGATCAGGCACCAGAAGGCAAGGAACGCGCCCGATGCGACCTTGAGCGACAAGGGCTGTGCGGTGGCTTTACTCATTGCTGTTTTCCTTTGGAAAAACGGACATCAATGCGCCCCCCCTTTGTGGTCGCGCCAGGTGCGGCGCAGTGGCAGGATCAGCAGGATCACGATGCCTACCATGGTCAGCATGGCGCTGGCGGCGGCCCGGCTGATGGCCCGGTTGCCTGCGTCATCCGGTGTCAGGAAATCGAAGGTCAGCCATTGCAGGGAAATGACATGCGCCTGGCTGCGGAAGCCGATGATCTCGTCAAAGACGCGGTAGCAGTCCATCAGGTGGATCAGCGCGATGAAGATGATCAGCGGCATCAGGTGCGGCACGATCACATAGCGCAGACGCTCGAACCGGTTGGCGCCGTCGATGATGGCGCTCTCCAGCGTGTCCATGTTCACCGTTTGCAGGCCCGCATAGAAGATCACGAAGGCAAAGGGCGCCACGTGCCAGACGCGGTAGAAATACATCAGCAACTCGATCGTCCAGGCCTGCGCGAACATGGCAATGTCCTGACCCGTCCAGCGTTCCAGCGTGGCGGTCAGAATGCCGTCGCCCACGAACAGCCAGTAGATCGACAGCGACCCGATCACGGGCGTGATGATAAAGGGCAGAAGCGACACGAAGATCACCGGGCCGCGCAGCGACTTGGCCGCGTTGTTCACGGCCAGCGCGATCATCAACCCCACCCCGACCACCAACGGCAGCGTCACCAGCGTGAACATGAGCGTGAAGCGCAGCGCCTTCCAGAAGTCGATCTGCAGGATCTCGCCCCAATTGCCCGACCCGATGGCGGCCCAGAACTTATCCATCTGCAGCACGTTCTGGTAGCTTTGAAAGCCCACCCATTCCGTGGTGGTCTGGGTCCTGCCCGTTTCCTCGTCAATGATGGGAACCGTCTTGACCTCTGTCACGCAGGTCTGAGTCAGGAAGCCCGGCGTGCAGGTCTCGACCTCGATCTGCTGCATGACGGGCTGCGTGATCTGAAAGGACTGGATAAAGACCGAAATCAGCGGTGCCGCGATAAAGAGCAGCATCATGAAGACCGACGGGGCCACGAACCAGAAGAACGTCTTGAACTTCATGCTGCTTTCCTTTCCGCAGCGGCGGCCACATGGCCACCGATTTGCCACCCGATCATCATGGACGGGGCATTGGTGTTGGCGGATGTGATGCGCGGCATGACCGATGCGTCCGCAACCCACAGGTTCCCGATCCCCCTGACGGCCCCGTGCGCATCAAGCGGGCCGCCCAGGGCCACGGTGCCAACGGGATGATAGGCCGTGCCCGCGCGCGTGCGGATCGCCTCGCGCAACGCGTCACCAGTCACGGCCTTGCCGGGGAACCCTTCCGGGGCGCGGCGCGCGCCAAACGGCGCCGTATCCAACACTTGGCGCAGGCGTTCGACCCCCTTGACCATCATGTCCAGGTCCCACGCATCGCCAAAAAGGTTCAGATCGATAAGCGGTTTGTACCTGTCCCTGCCCATCGCCAGACGGCCGCGCGACCGCGGTTGGCACAGGCACACATCCGCGAAATACCCCGATCCCCAGATGATCGCCCGGCCCTGCCAGCCCATCAGGAAGGGCAGGAAATGGGTCTGGATGTCGGGCACGGCGCTGTCGGTCACGCTGTAGAAGGCGCCCGCCTCGACCGTGTTCGATGTCAGACGGCCCGTGCGGGTCAGCAGCCATTGCAGCGGCGACAGGGCCCACGCGGGCAGCTGGCCCAGCGTCAGGCCATAGCCGGACCCGCGCCCTTTGAAATGCAGGCCAAAGCCCGGGTGATCATGCAGGTTTGCGCCGACACCCGGCGCATCGATACGCACGTCAATGCCGTTGCGTGTCAGGTCCGCACCCGGACCAATGCCCGAGCGCATCAGGATCATCGGGCTTTCAATGCTGCCTGCGGACAGCACCACGCCCGCACGCGCTTGCAGGGCCCGCCCGTCACGCAGCACCACACCGGTGACGCGGTCCCCGTCAAAGGTCAGGTGATCCACTTCCGCATCCGTGACGACATCGGCCCCGGAGGGTCGCAGGAAGCCGTCCGCCGCAGACCAGCGCGCGCCGTTGCGCATGTTGGTGTGAAAGACGCCCGCGCTCTGGCGTTCGGGTGTGGGCGGCGCCTGTGGATCATTGGCGGGAAACACGCGGCCGAATGCGTCGGACAGGGGATGCGGATGCGGCAACCGCGCGGGGGTCATCCGCGCTTCCACCGCCTCGAAGGCGCGCCAGACCGTGTCGCTGTCCCAACCGGGCAGGCCCCAGGCGTCGAAATCGGCACGCGTCCCGCGAAACCAGACCATGGAGTTGATCGACCCCGATCCACCCAGCATACGCCCGCGCGGCACGGAAACGCGACGGTCCCCGGCGGCGGCCATGGGCACTGTCTCGCGCTTCCAGTTGCGGACATCCGACCGCATCAGGTTCACCAGACCAAAGGGCACCTTCACCCGAATGTCGCGATCCGATGGGCCCGCTTCGATCACGCAGACCCTTGCATTTGGTCGTTCGGCAAGACGCGCTGCCACCGCGCATCCAGCAGAGCCACCGCCCACAACGATATGATCGTAGTCCCGTGTCATCTGTCCCCCTCGAAAGCGGCTGGCCAGGGACACCCCCGGCCAGCCGATTTTGCTTACTCCAGCACGCCGGCTTCCTTGGCCGAGGTCGTGTAGGCCTCGGTCACGGCAACAAGCGTTGCTTCCGCGTCACGCTCGCCCGTCAGGAAGGCAGGCAGCTCGTTGCCCAGCGCGGTGTGCAGCAGACCCATCTGCGTGGTCGACGGGTATGCAGGCGGGGCCGGGTTCGCCGTTGCGGTTGCAATCGCACCTTCGGCCAGCGGGCCGGGCTCATACCCGTTCACAAGCCAGATGGCCGCTTCGTTGTTGGCGGTGACCATGTCGCTGTCCAACCCTTCCATCGCCAGACGGAACGCCGCATCGGCTTCCTCGTCCGTGATGTTGGCGGCGATCACGATACCGTCCCACCACAGCGTGGTGGCAGGCGCGCCGCCATCCATCGCCACGGGGGCCGCGGCCATCTTGACCTTGCCCACGACCTGGCTTTCTGCCTCGTCATTCATCGCACCGGCGCGGCTCGCCCACAGGTTCGCCATGGCGATCTTGCCCTGCTGGAACTGCTGCTGCACATAGGTGCTGTCACTGACCAGCACTTCGGGATCGGTGAACTCAAGCGTGGCCTTCATGGTCTCCAGCGCCTTCATCCCGGCGTCGGAATTCACGGCGGTGGTGTTGTCGTCATTGAAGAACGCGCCACCAAAGCCGGGGTACATGTTCACGAATTCCTGGGCCAGGTTCCAGCCGGATTTCATGGTGGCACCAATGGCGTGGTCCACGACACCGGCGGCTTCGATCTTCTCGGCCGCGGCAAACACTTCGGTCCACGTGGTGGGCGTGTCGATGCCCAGATCGCTGAAGATATCCTCGCGGTACATCAGGTGCTGGGTGTTCACCATCATGGCGACGGCCATGATCTTGCCATCCACGCGGATCAGCTGGTTGGGCGACAGGTTCTCACCATATTTCGCGACCAGATCGTCCAGCGGACGGATGGTGCCCGCGTTCAGCAGCGGGGTGATGGTCCCGTTCGACACGCCGCCGATATGGTACAGCGACGGGTTGGCTTCGAATGCCGCAGGTTGCTTGGTGCGGAATTCCTGATCCAGTTCGGCCTGGAAATTGCCGCACTCGGCCATGGCATCCGTCACCGCTTTCCAGGCTTCAAACCCGGCAGACAGCGACTTCAGCGGCACGTCATTTTCATAGGAACACGCGGCAAAGGCCGTGGTCCCCAAAAGCGAGATCGCGCCCGCAAGTGCCAGTTTCTTCAAATACATATGCAAACTCCCTGTTGCGTTTTGCGCCAGTGCATCTTGCAAGTCTGCACCGGCCTGATTTGGGCAATCCGGGTGCCCCCGGACCGCCGGCTTCCCTCAGGCGAGACGTTCGCCTGACTCGGAATCGAAGGCGTGGCAGATGCCCGCCGGGACCGAAAACGACACGCTGTCGCCAATCTCGGCCCGAAACTCCTTGTGCGCCTTGATCGACACCAGTTGCCCGCCCGCGCGCACGGTCAGCATGGTGGCATCGCCCAAAAGCTCGATGGTGTAGATGGGGGCCGTGATCTGGCCGCCCGTGTCGGCCAGGGCGGCGTCTTCGGCGCGAAACCCCAGGGTCGTCGGGCCGTCAGGGGCGGTCAGGCCGCTGATCGACACATTGACACCGGTAAAGGTACCGCCGGCCATCGTGCCCTCCATCAGGTTCATCGCCGGAGAGCCGATGAAGCTGGCCACGAAGGTGTTGGCGGGCCGGTCATAGATTTCGGTCGGCGTGCCGACCTGCTGCACCTTGCCCTGCTTCATCACCACCACGCGGTCGGCCAGCGTCATGGCCTCGATCTGGTCATGGGTCACATAGACGGTGGTGACCTTCAATTCGTGGCTGAGGTTCTTGATCTGCGCCCGCGTCGACACCCGCAGCTTGGCATCCAGGTTCGACAGCGGCTCGTCCATCAGAAACACGTTGGGCTCGCGCACGATAGCGCGGGCCAGGGCCACGCGCTGGCGCTGCCCCCCCGACAGTTCGGCAGGCTTGCGATGCAGGAAATCATCCAGCTCGACCATGGCGCTGGCGCGGCGCACCTTCTCGTCATGGGTGGCCGGGTCAACCTTGCGCACCTTCAGCGGAAAGCGGATGTTCTCGTAGACATTCAGGTGCGGGTACAGACCATAGGACTGGAACACCATCGCCACATCGCGGTCCTTGGGGTCCAGATCGTTGACGCGCTTGCCGTCGATGACAATGTCCCCTTCGGTGGCGTCTTCCAGGCCTGCGATCATCCGCATCGTGGTGGTCTTGCCACAGCCCGACGGGCCCAGCAGCACCAGGAACTCTTCATCCGCGATGGTCAGGTCGAAATTGTCGACCCCCACAAAGGACCCCCAACGCTTGTTGATGTTGCGCAGCTGAATCTCTGCCATGGGACCCCCCGTCCGATAGGTTGATGAATAAGGCTAGACATCCGCCCCGCGACTTGGCAACTCTTTTTTGCACACGTGTGCAAAATCAACCGGGCACAGGTCACATGACATCAGATATCTCCGCAGTGCGACAGGGGTTGCACGCCATTTGGGCCGCCGAGGATGCCGCAGCGCAGCAGGCGTTCAGAACCTGTTTTGCACCTGATTGCGCTTTCTTTTTCTCGCATCCGGTGAACACGCCGCAAGACGCCTGGGCCGATGTCTATGCCCCGGTTCGCGCTGCACTGCGGCACGCGCGGCGCCGCGATGAAATTTTCATCTCCGGTCAAAACCGCCGCGCGGTGGGCGGCACCTGGATCGCGTCCTTCACCCACTATGTCGGCACCTTTTCCGCGCCATTATGGGGCCTCACCCCATCGAATCGCCTCGCCTTCCTGCGCGCGGGTGAATTCTACCGGGTCGATGGCGACACGATCATCGAGGCACGGATCATCCTCGACCTGCCGGACCTGATGCGCCAGGCCGGGCGCGATCCGTTCGGCGGGCGCCTGGGGACCGAGATGCTGTTTCCCGGTCCCGCCACCCATGACGGGATATTGCCCATGGGCAACGGCACGCAAAGCCTTGATTTAATTGAATCCATGCTGGGCGACCTGCATGTCTACGACCCCGAAACCGGCGCCTCCAAAGGGCAGACGGGCCGGGACGGATACTGGGCAGATGACATGCTGTGGTACGGGCCGGGCGGGATCGGATCGAATTACCGCTGGGACGGGTTTGTCAAAGACCACCGCGCACCGTTCCTTGCCGCCTTTCCCGACCGCAAGGGCGGCAACCACTATGCCCGCATCGGCATGGGCAACTACGCCGCCATCTCGGGCTGGCCGTCGATGACAATGACACATCGCGGCCCCTATCTGGGCGTCGCCGCAACAGGCAGGGACCTGACGCTGCGCGTGATGGACTTCTATCGCTGCGCCGACGGTCAGATCGCCGAAAACTGGGTGATGCTTGATTACATGGACCTGTTTCGGCAAATGGGCGTCGACCTCATCGCACGATCAAACGCCCTGCCCCCTTCTTCTGGCTAGAAATATCCCGGGGGTCTGGGGGCTGGCCCCCAGTCCGGCGCTCAGAAAAACGCCTGCAATCCGGTCTGAGCGCGGCCCAGGATCAACGCATGCACGTCATGCGTCCCCTCATAGGTGTTGACCGTCTCCAGGTTGACCATATGGCGCATGACCTGAAACTCACCCGAAATCCCGTTGCCGCCATGCATGTCGCGCGCCGCCCGCGCGATCTCCAGCGCCTTGCCGCAATTGTTGCGTTTCACGATGGAAATCATCTCGGGCGCGGCCTGTGCCGCATCCATCAGCCGCCCGACCTGCAAGGAGGCCTGCAGGCCCAGCGTGATCTCGGTCTGCATGTCCGCCAGCTTCTTCTGGAACAGCTGCGTCTGCGCCAGCGGCTTGCCGAACTGCTTGCGGTCCAGCCCGTATTGACGCGCGGCGTGCCAGCAGAACTCGGCCGCCCCCATCGCCCCCCAGGAAATGCCATAGCGCGCGCGGTTCAGACAGCCGAACGGCCCTTTCAACCCCTGCACATCCGGCAACAGCGCATCCTCGCCCACCTCGACCCCGTCCATCACGATCTCGCCCGTGATGGAGGCGCGCAGCGACAGCTTGTTCTCGATCTTCGGCGCAGACAGCCCCGCCATGCCCTTTTCCAGGACAAAGCCCCGGATCTTGCCACCATGGGCGTCCGACTTGGCCCAGATCACGAACACATCCGCGATAGGCGCGTTCGAAATCCACATCTTCGATCCGTTCAGCACATAGCCGCTGTCCGTCTTGCGCGCGGTTGTCTTCATGCCCGCCGGGTCGCTGCCCGCGTCGGGTTCGGTCAGGCCAAAACACCCGATCCACGCGCCCGAGGCGAGTTTGGGCAGGTATTTCTGCCGCTGCTCTTCCGACCCGTAGGCATAGATCGGATAGATCACGAGGGACGACTGCACCGACATCATCGACCGGTACCCGCTGTCGATGCGCTCGACCTCGCGGGCGACCAGACCGTAGGACACATAAGAGCCGCCCAGACCGCCGTAGTCTTCCGGCAGCGTCACGCCCAAGAGGCCCATCTCTCCCATCTCGCGGAAGATGTCGGGGTCGGTGGCCTCCTCCGCAAAGGCGCTGACAACGCGCGGCGCCAGCTTTTCATGGGCATAGGCCTGCGCCGAGGCCTGGATCATCCGTTCGTCCTCATTCAGCTGGTCCGACAGGCGCAACGGGTCGGACCAGTCAAAGGACCCAAGGTCCGGCGCGTCCTTGGCCTTCAGGATCTTTGTCTCGACGTTCATGCGGTCCTCCACCTGTCTTCCTGCATGCCCAAGCGGCACGGCTTGCTTATGTACTTAATGTCCGACGCCGCCGGTGACCATGCGACATCCAAACAATGCGCCACAACCCGGCCCGGTCCATGCCTCATTTCAGCCGCAATCGGCGCGCATAGACAGCATATACGATTCTGTCTTTCGGGTGGGGCCGAAGCAAAAGGAGTGCTGGCATGAAGCGCGCAATGCAATTTGGGGCCGTTCTGGCGACGCTGACGGCGGCCACTGCTGTCTCGGCGGCTGAACACGAGATTCTGATCCTGCCCGACGCCTATTTCCCCTCCATCCTCTACCTGGATGAAGGCGACACGGTGAGGTTCACCAACCTGACCGGAACCGAACACAACATCATCTCCAAACACGGCAGCTGGGCCCTGGGTCCGATCTCCGATCAGGCATCCGTGACGATGGTCGTGGACGAAACCGTTCAAACGACATTCTACGATGCCGACAACCTGTCGGAAGAGGACGGCTCCTACCTCGTGCAGGGCAACATCAGCTTTGCGGACGCGCCGCTCGACTAACCCGCGATCGGGTCGATCAGGCCGGGCCCCGCGGCCCGGTTGGAATTGACCGCCGTGTCGACACGGTGCCAGCACAGCGCATCATCGGGGGCGGCCCGCATCAGCGTGGCGGCCCCCTTGCCCTGTTCGCCCAGCCACAGGCCGATATCGTCCCGCTCCAGGATCACCGGCATGCGGTGATGGATGGCGGACATCGGCGCATTGGCCCCTGTGGTGACGATGGCGGCGGTCCGCATGGGCGGATCCTCCGCACCTTTCAGCATCCAGTCCTGCCACACGGCGGCAAAGGCCAGCGGCGCGCCATCCGAGCGGGTGATGTACCAGGGCAGCCGCGTATCCCCGTCGCGCGTCCATTCATAAAACCCTGTGGCCAGGATCACGGCCCGCCGTTCCCGGCAGGCCGCGCGAAAGGCCGGCTTTTCGGCAATCGTCTCGGCCCGCGCGTTGATCAGAAGCGGCCCGTCATTCGGCGTCTTGTACCAGTGCGGGATGAACCCCCAGCGCATGGGCGCAAGGCGGCGCTGCCCGTCCTGACTGCGCACGACATGAACGGCATCAGTGGGACAGACGTTGTAGTTGGGTACATCCGGCAGGTCATTCGCGGGCACGGCCGCGAACAATTGCGCCATCGCGTCCTGGGGCAGGGTCACGGCAAAACGTCCACACATGCCCGCATGGTTAACGCAGCAAAAGACAAATCGTAAGGCGGATCTTGATCCGGCAAGGATCGTTCGCGCGCACCTTGCGCGCCCGCCCGACCCCAAGAAAAAAAGGCGAGGCCACGGCCCCGCCTTTTCGACAGCATAGCGCGCAGACGGTCTGCGCCGCCGTTTACTTCGCCG
This DNA window, taken from uncultured Tateyamaria sp., encodes the following:
- a CDS encoding ABC transporter ATP-binding protein → MAEIQLRNINKRWGSFVGVDNFDLTIADEEFLVLLGPSGCGKTTTMRMIAGLEDATEGDIVIDGKRVNDLDPKDRDVAMVFQSYGLYPHLNVYENIRFPLKVRKVDPATHDEKVRRASAMVELDDFLHRKPAELSGGQRQRVALARAIVREPNVFLMDEPLSNLDAKLRVSTRAQIKNLSHELKVTTVYVTHDQIEAMTLADRVVVMKQGKVQQVGTPTEIYDRPANTFVASFIGSPAMNLMEGTMAGGTFTGVNVSISGLTAPDGPTTLGFRAEDAALADTGGQITAPIYTIELLGDATMLTVRAGGQLVSIKAHKEFRAEIGDSVSFSVPAGICHAFDSESGERLA
- a CDS encoding ester cyclase: MRGSRPEQAVLTRDTDMTKTDATRAVIEGMVDGLNDHRIDDIGQFFAQSFRWMGNTGCGTKTGLQEFQDNWQRPFQAAFADKVCVDEARLYMGEWAAAFGRQEATHAGTFMGIAPTGKRIEIRYMDFWKVEDGRITDNYVMVDFPHVLAQLGRDVFDGEGWEAFDRGEKTPPRPDA
- a CDS encoding sugar ABC transporter permease, with amino-acid sequence MKFKTFFWFVAPSVFMMLLFIAAPLISVFIQSFQITQPVMQQIEVETCTPGFLTQTCVTEVKTVPIIDEETGRTQTTTEWVGFQSYQNVLQMDKFWAAIGSGNWGEILQIDFWKALRFTLMFTLVTLPLVVGVGLMIALAVNNAAKSLRGPVIFVSLLPFIITPVIGSLSIYWLFVGDGILTATLERWTGQDIAMFAQAWTIELLMYFYRVWHVAPFAFVIFYAGLQTVNMDTLESAIIDGANRFERLRYVIVPHLMPLIIFIALIHLMDCYRVFDEIIGFRSQAHVISLQWLTFDFLTPDDAGNRAISRAAASAMLTMVGIVILLILPLRRTWRDHKGGAH
- a CDS encoding extracellular solute-binding protein, which gives rise to MYLKKLALAGAISLLGTTAFAACSYENDVPLKSLSAGFEAWKAVTDAMAECGNFQAELDQEFRTKQPAAFEANPSLYHIGGVSNGTITPLLNAGTIRPLDDLVAKYGENLSPNQLIRVDGKIMAVAMMVNTQHLMYREDIFSDLGIDTPTTWTEVFAAAEKIEAAGVVDHAIGATMKSGWNLAQEFVNMYPGFGGAFFNDDNTTAVNSDAGMKALETMKATLEFTDPEVLVSDSTYVQQQFQQGKIAMANLWASRAGAMNDEAESQVVGKVKMAAAPVAMDGGAPATTLWWDGIVIAANITDEEADAAFRLAMEGLDSDMVTANNEAAIWLVNGYEPGPLAEGAIATATANPAPPAYPSTTQMGLLHTALGNELPAFLTGERDAEATLVAVTEAYTTSAKEAGVLE
- a CDS encoding acyl-CoA dehydrogenase, with translation MNVETKILKAKDAPDLGSFDWSDPLRLSDQLNEDERMIQASAQAYAHEKLAPRVVSAFAEEATDPDIFREMGEMGLLGVTLPEDYGGLGGSYVSYGLVAREVERIDSGYRSMMSVQSSLVIYPIYAYGSEEQRQKYLPKLASGAWIGCFGLTEPDAGSDPAGMKTTARKTDSGYVLNGSKMWISNAPIADVFVIWAKSDAHGGKIRGFVLEKGMAGLSAPKIENKLSLRASITGEIVMDGVEVGEDALLPDVQGLKGPFGCLNRARYGISWGAMGAAEFCWHAARQYGLDRKQFGKPLAQTQLFQKKLADMQTEITLGLQASLQVGRLMDAAQAAPEMISIVKRNNCGKALEIARAARDMHGGNGISGEFQVMRHMVNLETVNTYEGTHDVHALILGRAQTGLQAFF
- a CDS encoding carbohydrate ABC transporter permease produces the protein MSKATAQPLSLKVASGAFLAFWCLIAAFPIVWIAVMSVKSPRDAFDASAWNVITGPATRAAGNGLSFLDILLGLVVLYLAIRWAFTRLPGLVQQFSPPGWIVLGWLVGAAVYGLLFVLIFLGALPYISGALNGIAGPLGTPILGLTTEHYVAVWGENQFYRNFMNSMIVTAGVVTVSLTVGTLAGYGLARSGSNLAFWLLIIALVFRALPHSVLVAGYLPWFINSAEILRPILGDLSPTLYGQPWAIIAVLVAINQPFTIWMLRSFFQNIPSELDEAARVDGCSHFQAFRRVIMPVMWPGVITTGLFSFLLGYNDFLVTALLLDAQNQTMVPAIAGYFNRETTTTDQVEAVAAAVSITAPLFLLVMVFQRQIVSGLTAGAVKG
- the hisD gene encoding histidinol dehydrogenase, with the protein product MTIEYLKRGKPEAERAEDDAKTRAIVEATLADIEERGDAAVRALSEKFDSYSPDSFRLTQAEIDALIAELTPRELEDIKFAQQQVRDFAQAQRDSMLDIEVETMPGVILGHKNIPVQSVGCYVPGGKFPMVASAHMSVATASVAGVPRIIACTPPWQGKPNAAVIAAMHLGGAHEIYVMGGIQAVGAMAIGTQTIDSVHMLVGPGNAFVAEAKRQLFGRVGIDLFAGPTETMVIVDETVDAEMCATDLLGQAEHGYNSPAVLLTNSRKLAEETINEVDRILKILPTADTARKSWEDYGEIILCDTYEEMLEVADDVASEHVQVMTDRDDWFLEHMTCYGALFLGPRTNVANGDKVIGTNHTLPTRKAGRYTGGLWVGKYLKTHSYQKVTTDEAAAEIGAYGSRLCMLEGFVGHAEQCNLRVRRYGGVNVPYGEGAPARDAAE
- a CDS encoding GMC family oxidoreductase N-terminal domain-containing protein, which codes for MTRDYDHIVVGGGSAGCAVAARLAERPNARVCVIEAGPSDRDIRVKVPFGLVNLMRSDVRNWKRETVPMAAAGDRRVSVPRGRMLGGSGSINSMVWFRGTRADFDAWGLPGWDSDTVWRAFEAVEARMTPARLPHPHPLSDAFGRVFPANDPQAPPTPERQSAGVFHTNMRNGARWSAADGFLRPSGADVVTDAEVDHLTFDGDRVTGVVLRDGRALQARAGVVLSAGSIESPMILMRSGIGPGADLTRNGIDVRIDAPGVGANLHDHPGFGLHFKGRGSGYGLTLGQLPAWALSPLQWLLTRTGRLTSNTVEAGAFYSVTDSAVPDIQTHFLPFLMGWQGRAIIWGSGYFADVCLCQPRSRGRLAMGRDRYKPLIDLNLFGDAWDLDMMVKGVERLRQVLDTAPFGARRAPEGFPGKAVTGDALREAIRTRAGTAYHPVGTVALGGPLDAHGAVRGIGNLWVADASVMPRITSANTNAPSMMIGWQIGGHVAAAAERKAA
- a CDS encoding SOS response-associated peptidase, with translation MCGRFAVTLPQDAMAQLFAAVPANDLPDVPNYNVCPTDAVHVVRSQDGQRRLAPMRWGFIPHWYKTPNDGPLLINARAETIAEKPAFRAACRERRAVILATGFYEWTRDGDTRLPWYITRSDGAPLAFAAVWQDWMLKGAEDPPMRTAAIVTTGANAPMSAIHHRMPVILERDDIGLWLGEQGKGAATLMRAAPDDALCWHRVDTAVNSNRAAGPGLIDPIAG
- a CDS encoding ester cyclase, which gives rise to MTSDISAVRQGLHAIWAAEDAAAQQAFRTCFAPDCAFFFSHPVNTPQDAWADVYAPVRAALRHARRRDEIFISGQNRRAVGGTWIASFTHYVGTFSAPLWGLTPSNRLAFLRAGEFYRVDGDTIIEARIILDLPDLMRQAGRDPFGGRLGTEMLFPGPATHDGILPMGNGTQSLDLIESMLGDLHVYDPETGASKGQTGRDGYWADDMLWYGPGGIGSNYRWDGFVKDHRAPFLAAFPDRKGGNHYARIGMGNYAAISGWPSMTMTHRGPYLGVAATGRDLTLRVMDFYRCADGQIAENWVMLDYMDLFRQMGVDLIARSNALPPSSG